The Sinorhizobium fredii USDA 257 region CGGCTCCTGTGTGGCCGCCTGCATGCGCGACCCGGTGGCGGGCGTCGGCGGCATGAACCACTTCCTGCTGCCGGGCTCGTCGACGTCGCCGACATCGGCGGGTGATGCGACGCGCTACGGCGTGCATCTCATGGAACTGCTGATCAACGGTCTCTTGAAGCAGGGCGCGCGCCGCGATCGCCTCGAGGCGAAGATTTTCGGCGGAGCAAAGACGATCGCACGGTTCTCGAATGTCGGCGAGCAGAACGCGGCCTTCGCCCGAGAGTTCTTGCTTGACGAAGGCATCCGCATTGTCGGCGAGAGCACCGGTGGAGAACATGGCCGCAAGCTGGAATACTGGCCTGTGACAGGCCGTGCCCGGCAGTACGCCCTGACTGGTGTGGAAGCCCAACGCGCCATCCATCAGGACCAGCGGCCGGCGCCCGCGCCGAAGCCGGTGGAAAGCTCGATCGAGTTCTTCTGATCGCGCGCGAGCCGCCCAGCGGGGCTGCAAGAGTTTCCTTCAAGACCACGTGAGAAAAAAGATGCAGACCGATCACCAGAGCTACATGCCTCACGCGGAAGAATCGCTGCCGGAAGTGCTGATGCGCATCGTCACGGAGCTCCATGACGTCGCTTATCTCATCGAGCGCATCGAGCCGCAGCTCTGGAGCGGCCGTGCTGCGTCCGCGACCGATCCGGCCGACAAGATGATGGTGCTCCAGGGCGTCGACCTTGCGGTCCAGAAAACCCGCGGGCTTGCCGAATTCATCGACACGATCACCGCATCGATCCCCGACACGTGCCTCGTCGATATCTCGACGGCCGTCAACCTGATCAAGCTTGCCGACATGAAGAAGGCGCTCGGCAGCGGCCTGTTGCGCCACGGCCACTCGCAGCCGCTCACGAAAGCCGCGGGCGATTTCGAGGCGTTCTGACACTACAGTGCCATACGTCTTATCAGACGCCACCGTACACAACAGTAGGCTACTGCGTTTGTCGGTGGGGCATGGCAAGGCTTCCTCTCGACCCTCATTCACAGGAATCCATTCAGCCCAAGTGCTTGGGCTGAAGTGACTCTTCCGCGCCGCAGACGCGGCGCTGCTGGATCCCTGTGAGATGACGCGCCGCCGGCAACCCGCCGGGAGATCGCCAGAGACTGTTTTCGTCAAGTTCGCGCAAGTTTCGCCGCCTAGCTTCGCTTCCGGGGCTGGGTAGATTCGCGCATATCGATACTGGCTTACCAGAATGTTGGATCTTCGCATGATGCCGTCGAGTACCGGCAAGGGTGCCATGCGATACTGGGTGCGGAAACAGAATGAATCTGTTCGATCAATTCTCG contains the following coding sequences:
- the cheD gene encoding chemoreceptor glutamine deamidase CheD, whose protein sequence is MMLEAAGRRVHVIQGEFKVVNDPDVVLSTILGSCVAACMRDPVAGVGGMNHFLLPGSSTSPTSAGDATRYGVHLMELLINGLLKQGARRDRLEAKIFGGAKTIARFSNVGEQNAAFAREFLLDEGIRIVGESTGGEHGRKLEYWPVTGRARQYALTGVEAQRAIHQDQRPAPAPKPVESSIEFF
- the cheT gene encoding chemotaxis protein CheT, which encodes MQTDHQSYMPHAEESLPEVLMRIVTELHDVAYLIERIEPQLWSGRAASATDPADKMMVLQGVDLAVQKTRGLAEFIDTITASIPDTCLVDISTAVNLIKLADMKKALGSGLLRHGHSQPLTKAAGDFEAF